From Miscanthus floridulus cultivar M001 unplaced genomic scaffold, ASM1932011v1 fs_222_1, whole genome shotgun sequence, a single genomic window includes:
- the LOC136530861 gene encoding L-type lectin-domain containing receptor kinase IX.2-like, with translation MTFNFTMSIYHPENLQAKSSLVFAVHPSLHDYLGYPIRMSSSHTSSSSSSTVAGSHVSAQITTVYGTIPDDPRNASLVQIDMESPVNSSSSSSVGSRYSVWIDYDHVEHVMSVSIDATQGTPSTATANGVLKLSSIMPQFASLGFYSSMGQLLQLDAWSLTADRLPYSNSYPLSSNSQAKTKGMNNGSTIILSSVLGSTVVVAIIAAVVYVYLNSKYRKWRKEQDKLAKTMQRLPGVPTQVDYADVRKATKNFHATMKLGKGGFGAVYRCTLPAASLRTGRGMEVAVKKFTRDVEDRRYDDFLAEVSIINRLRHKNIVPLVGWSYNKGEPLLIYEYMTNGSLDQHLFRRGSTRQQQEDNTSLWQWHTRYSIARDIATGLHYVHHEHEPMVLHRDIKASNIMLDSAFRARLGDFGIACTVAVNRSSVTGVAGTFGYIGPDYAMRYKATRQTDIYAFGVLILEIVTGKKNGDVVPDDDHITDWVWRLHREGKLLEAAHGVLTAEEGRQLDLDDDVVDEAKRLLVLGLACTNPNPSDRPSMVEVVQVLTKSAPAPDVPLQRPPFVWPPMDWRSRNSVYSTAVSRWDGSSATASTVELAQIIGQESGMEETPSSMSLPRVSARF, from the exons ATGACCTTCAACTTCACTATGAGCATCTACCATCCGGAGAACCTACAGGCCAAGAGCAGCCTGGTGTTCGCCGTCCACCCTTCACTCCATGATTATTTAGGGTATCCCATTCGCATGTCGTCCAGCCACACATCGTCTTCATCCAGCAGCACTGTGGCCGGCAGCCATGTCTCTGCTCAGATCACCACCGTTTACGGGACAATACCTGATGATCCCCGTAACGCTAGCTTGGTACAGATTGACATGGAGTCGCCGGtcaattcttcttcttcttcctccgtgGGGAGCAGGTACAGCGTGTGGATCGATTACGACCACGTCGAGCAcgtcatgtcagtctccatcgaTGCTACCCAAGGAACACCGAGCACGGCCACAGCCAACGGGGTCCTCAAACTCAGCAGCATCATGCCACAGTTTGCATCCTTGGGCTTCTATTCCTCCATGGGGCAGCTCCTGCAGCTTGACGCATGGAGCTTGACGGCCGACAGGCTCCCCTATTCCAACTCGTATCCCTTGAGCTCAAACTCGCAGGCGAAGACCAAGGGGATGAACAACGGCAGCACCATCATATTGTCCTCGGTCCTTGGATCCACGGTTGTCGTTGCCATCATTGCTGCCGTCGTATACGTCTACTTGAACTCCAAATACAGGAAGTGGAGGAAGGAGCAGGACAAGCTCGCCAAAACCATGCAGCGCCTCCCTGGGGTGCCAACCCAGGTCGACTACGCCGACGTCAGAAAGGCCACCAAGAACTTCCACGCCACCATGAAGCTCGGCAAGGGCGGATTTGGGGCCGTGTACCGATGCACGCTTCCAGCTGCTTCCTTGAGAACGGGGCGAGGGATGGAGGTCGCCGTCAAGAAGTTCACGCGGGATGTTGAGGACCGACGCTACGACGACTTCCTGGCGGAGGTCAGCATCATCAACCGTCTACGCCACAAGAACATAGTCCCACTCGTCG GCTGGTCCTACAACAAAGGTGAGCCACTACTGATCTATGAGTACATGACCAATGGTAGCTTAGATCAGCATCTCTTCCGAAGGGGCAGCACCAGGCAGCAGCAAGAAGACAACACAAGTCTTTGGCAATGGCACACCCGGTACAGCATCGCCAGGGACATAGCTACGGGCCTGCACTACGTTCATCATGAGCACGAGCCCATGGTGCTGCACCGCGACATAAAGGCCAGCAACATCATGCTCGACTCGGCCTTCCGTGCTCGGCTCGGTGACTTTGGCATTGCCTGCACGGTGGCTGTCAACAGGAGTTCCGTCACCGGCGTCGCCGGCACGTTCGGCTACATAGGGCCAGACTACGCCATGAGGTACAAGGCCACGCGCCAGACTGACATCTACGCATTTGGGGTGCTCATTCTGGAGATCGTCACCGGCAAGAAGAACGGGGATGTCGTGCCTGACGACGACCACATCACGGACTGGGTGTGGCGCCTTCACCGGGAAGGGAAGCTGCTTGAGGCTGCGCACGGTGTGCTCACCGCGGAAGAGGGCCGTCAGCTGGACCTGGACGACGACGTTGTGGACGAGGCGAAACGTCTGCTGGTGCTTGGGTTGGCGTGCACGAACCCCAACCCATCCGATCGCCCGAGCATGGTGGAGGTGGTGCAGGTGCTCACCAAGTCGGCGCCGGCACCGGATGTGCCCCTTCAGAGGCCACCATTCGTGTGGCCGCCCATGGATTGGCGCTCACGAAACTCTGTGTATAGCACGGCGGTGAGCCGCTGGGACGGGAgctctgctactgctagcacgGTCGAGCTGGCGCAGATCATCGGCCAGGAATCTGGAATGGAGGAGACACCAAGTAGCATGTCGCTGCCGCGTGTTTcagcaaggttttaa